One genomic window of Desmospora activa DSM 45169 includes the following:
- the mraY gene encoding phospho-N-acetylmuramoyl-pentapeptide-transferase — MDIRMIMVPLGVAFGLGVLLGPLVIPVLRRLKFGQAIREEGPKAHQKKAGTPTMGGSIFMVVLVLTAIPVSNIFDQDGHLSDLFFLLFATLGYGILGFMDDYIKVVMKRNLGLTAKQKLLGQLFIGLVLFWVLMEVRVVRGLYESISTITIPGTQFSIELNWLYLPLLVLIMIATSNAVNLTDGLDGLVAGTAAIAYGAYAIIGLVQSNYMVVIFSASMVGALLGFLVFNAHPAKVFMGDTGSLALGGGLAALAVITKTELLLLIIGIVFVIETLSVMIQVSSFKLRGKRIFRMSPLHHHFELVGWSEWRVVTTFWLIGFLAAALGIYLEVFLR, encoded by the coding sequence ATGGATATTAGAATGATCATGGTTCCGCTTGGCGTGGCGTTCGGGTTGGGCGTGCTGTTGGGGCCGTTGGTAATTCCCGTCTTGCGGCGCTTGAAGTTTGGTCAGGCCATTCGTGAAGAGGGGCCGAAAGCGCACCAAAAAAAGGCGGGAACACCGACGATGGGCGGTTCCATCTTTATGGTGGTGCTGGTGTTGACGGCGATTCCCGTAAGCAATATCTTTGATCAAGATGGCCATCTGTCTGATCTGTTTTTTCTGCTGTTTGCCACCCTCGGCTACGGGATCCTGGGCTTTATGGATGATTACATTAAAGTCGTCATGAAACGCAATCTGGGATTGACCGCTAAGCAAAAGTTGTTAGGACAGTTGTTTATCGGCTTGGTACTTTTCTGGGTGCTGATGGAGGTGCGGGTGGTTCGCGGTTTGTATGAATCGATCTCCACCATCACAATTCCCGGCACGCAATTTAGTATTGAGTTAAACTGGTTATACCTGCCGCTATTGGTTTTAATCATGATCGCCACTTCCAACGCCGTCAACCTGACGGACGGATTGGATGGTTTGGTGGCGGGAACTGCAGCCATCGCTTATGGTGCGTATGCCATTATTGGATTAGTGCAGAGTAACTATATGGTGGTAATTTTTTCTGCATCTATGGTGGGGGCATTGCTTGGATTTTTGGTGTTTAATGCTCATCCAGCCAAAGTGTTTATGGGCGATACCGGCTCATTGGCGCTGGGCGGCGGGCTGGCGGCGTTGGCGGTGATTACGAAAACCGAGCTGTTGCTGCTGATTATCGGAATCGTCTTTGTGATTGAAACCTTGTCCGTGATGATTCAAGTCAGCTCTTTTAAGTTAAGAGGAAAACGCATCTTTCGGATGAGTCCACTTCACCATCATTTTGAACTGGTGGGCTGGTCGGAATGGCGCGTGGTGACTACTTTCTGGTTGATTGGATTCCTCGCTGCCGCATTGGGAATCTACCTGGAGGTGTTCCTACGGTGA